One segment of Panicum virgatum strain AP13 chromosome 3K, P.virgatum_v5, whole genome shotgun sequence DNA contains the following:
- the LOC120698147 gene encoding uncharacterized protein LOC120698147 isoform X1 codes for MAAAAVASSSTPRPLRLAPRWALGGAPDHANAPTLRSRRPRLAMSAAAGAEAGGSERFYFNFTGFPFPLGPFLNRRTIRTEAVKGSIWLFEQEQALGFSSVSTNIRMTVIRLKSGGLWVHAPIAPTKECIQLLKELDAPVEHIVLPTFAYEHKIFVGPFSRKFPRARIWVAPRQWSWPINLPLEFFGIFRAKPLEDEDDTTPWATEIEQKVLSSPEVGIGPYVEVAFYHKPSKTLLVTDAVIFVPRQPPECISKESLLASAKNGLAVKLLSKGKEVPDEPVVDNALNRQKGWERMVLQILFLGPSNLLEPNASFAQMSQKLIVSPIVKTLVFSKVPEKVRDWVDRIAADWPFRRIIPCHFSAPINASRSDFLAAFGFLDELLPDRPAAVSGLSLLLASFMGKAASYFPPDDMKTLSSLDEFLVSVGAVKKTVSGRKR; via the exons atgGCAGCCGCAGCCGTGGCCTCCAGCTCCACCCCGCGGCCGCTCCGCCTGGCGCCGCGCTGGGCTCTCGGCGGCGCGCCCGACCATGCCAACGCCCCGACGCTCCGCTCCCGCAGGCCGCGGCTCGCCATgtcggccgcggccggggcggaggccggcggctccGAGCGGTTCTACTTCAACTTCACCGGCTTCCCCTTCCCGCTCGGGCCCTTCCTCAACCGCCGCACCATCCGCACCGAG gcggtgaagggcagcatATGGCTGTTCGAGCAGGAGCAGGCGCTGGGCTTCAGCAGCGTCTCCACCAACATCCGCATGACCGTCATCAGGCTCAAGTCCGGCGGGCTCTGGGTGCACGCGCCCATCGCGCCTACCAAGGAGTGCATTCAG CTGCTCAAGGAGCTGGACGCGCCGGTGGAGCACATCGTGCTGCCGACCTTCGCGTACGAGCACAAGATCTTCGTCGGGCCCTTCTCCAGGAAGTTCCCCAGGGCGCGGATATGGGTGGCGCCCAGGCAGTGGAGCTGGCCGATCAACCTGCCGCTCGAGTTCTTCGGCATCTTCCGGGCCAAGCCcctcgaggacgaggacgacacCACCCCATGGGCCACCGAGATCGAGCAGAAGGTGCTCAGCTCGCCGGAAGTTG GGATTGGGCCATACGTGGAGGTGGCGTTCTACCATAAGCCTTCAAAGACATTGCTGGTGACGGATGCTGTCATCTTTGTTCCGCGGCAGCCTCCCGAGTGTATCAGCAAAGAATCTTTGTTAGCTTCAGCCAAGAACGGATTGGCAGTGAAGTTATTGAGCAAAGGAAAAGAGGTTCCAGATGAACCAGTTGTGGACAATGCACTGAACCGTCAGAAAG GATGGGAAAGGATGGTGCTTCAAATACTGTTTCTTGGCCCCTCAAATCTTCTTGAGCCAAATGCAAGTTTTGCTCAAATGTCACAAAAATTGATCGTCTCGCCAATTGTCAAGACACTCGTTTTCAGCAAAGTTCCAGAGAAG GTGAGGGATTGGGTCGACAGGATCGCTGCTGACTGGCCATTCCGACGGATAATCCCTTGCCACTTTTCAGCCCCAATCAACGCAAGCCGATCAGACTTCCTGGCCGCTTTCGGCTTCCTTGATGAGTTGCTCCCTGATCGCCCTGCCGCGGTGTCTGGCCTCTCCCTGCTCTTGGCATCCTTCATGGGGAAGGCGGCCAGCTACTTCCCTCCTGACGACATGAAGACGCTTTCCTCGCTGGACGAGTTCTTGGTTTCGGTTGGTGCTGTCAAGAAGACCGTCTCCGGAAGGAAGAGGTGA
- the LOC120698147 gene encoding uncharacterized protein LOC120698147 isoform X2, protein MAVRAGAGAGLQQRLHQHPHDRHQAQVRRALGARAHRAYQGVHSGTHATYLLPGALLKELDAPVEHIVLPTFAYEHKIFVGPFSRKFPRARIWVAPRQWSWPINLPLEFFGIFRAKPLEDEDDTTPWATEIEQKVLSSPEVGIGPYVEVAFYHKPSKTLLVTDAVIFVPRQPPECISKESLLASAKNGLAVKLLSKGKEVPDEPVVDNALNRQKGWERMVLQILFLGPSNLLEPNASFAQMSQKLIVSPIVKTLVFSKVPEKVRDWVDRIAADWPFRRIIPCHFSAPINASRSDFLAAFGFLDELLPDRPAAVSGLSLLLASFMGKAASYFPPDDMKTLSSLDEFLVSVGAVKKTVSGRKR, encoded by the exons ATGGCTGTTCGAGCAGGAGCAGGCGCTGGGCTTCAGCAGCGTCTCCACCAACATCCGCATGACCGTCATCAGGCTCAAGTCCGGCGGGCTCTGGGTGCACGCGCCCATCGCGCCTACCAAGGAGTGCATTCAGGTACGCACGCTACCTACCTGCTGCCCGGCGCG CTGCTCAAGGAGCTGGACGCGCCGGTGGAGCACATCGTGCTGCCGACCTTCGCGTACGAGCACAAGATCTTCGTCGGGCCCTTCTCCAGGAAGTTCCCCAGGGCGCGGATATGGGTGGCGCCCAGGCAGTGGAGCTGGCCGATCAACCTGCCGCTCGAGTTCTTCGGCATCTTCCGGGCCAAGCCcctcgaggacgaggacgacacCACCCCATGGGCCACCGAGATCGAGCAGAAGGTGCTCAGCTCGCCGGAAGTTG GGATTGGGCCATACGTGGAGGTGGCGTTCTACCATAAGCCTTCAAAGACATTGCTGGTGACGGATGCTGTCATCTTTGTTCCGCGGCAGCCTCCCGAGTGTATCAGCAAAGAATCTTTGTTAGCTTCAGCCAAGAACGGATTGGCAGTGAAGTTATTGAGCAAAGGAAAAGAGGTTCCAGATGAACCAGTTGTGGACAATGCACTGAACCGTCAGAAAG GATGGGAAAGGATGGTGCTTCAAATACTGTTTCTTGGCCCCTCAAATCTTCTTGAGCCAAATGCAAGTTTTGCTCAAATGTCACAAAAATTGATCGTCTCGCCAATTGTCAAGACACTCGTTTTCAGCAAAGTTCCAGAGAAG GTGAGGGATTGGGTCGACAGGATCGCTGCTGACTGGCCATTCCGACGGATAATCCCTTGCCACTTTTCAGCCCCAATCAACGCAAGCCGATCAGACTTCCTGGCCGCTTTCGGCTTCCTTGATGAGTTGCTCCCTGATCGCCCTGCCGCGGTGTCTGGCCTCTCCCTGCTCTTGGCATCCTTCATGGGGAAGGCGGCCAGCTACTTCCCTCCTGACGACATGAAGACGCTTTCCTCGCTGGACGAGTTCTTGGTTTCGGTTGGTGCTGTCAAGAAGACCGTCTCCGGAAGGAAGAGGTGA
- the LOC120698147 gene encoding uncharacterized protein LOC120698147 isoform X3: protein MAAAAVASSSTPRPLRLAPRWALGGAPDHANAPTLRSRRPRLAMSAAAGAEAGGSERFYFNFTGFPFPLGPFLNRRTIRTEAVKGSIWLFEQEQALGFSSVSTNIRMTVIRLKSGGLWVHAPIAPTKECIQLLKELDAPVEHIVLPTFAYEHKIFVGPFSRKFPRARIWVAPRQWSWPINLPLEFFGIFRAKPLEDEDDTTPWATEIEQKVLSSPEVGIGPYVEVAFYHKPSKTLLVTDAVIFVPRQPPECISKESLLASAKNGLAVKLLSKGKEVPDEPVVDNALNRQKGWERMVLQILFLGPSNLLEPNASFAQMSQKLIVSPIVKTLVFSKVPEKVLLCAHYSLTQTVSTQQHSSFQ, encoded by the exons atgGCAGCCGCAGCCGTGGCCTCCAGCTCCACCCCGCGGCCGCTCCGCCTGGCGCCGCGCTGGGCTCTCGGCGGCGCGCCCGACCATGCCAACGCCCCGACGCTCCGCTCCCGCAGGCCGCGGCTCGCCATgtcggccgcggccggggcggaggccggcggctccGAGCGGTTCTACTTCAACTTCACCGGCTTCCCCTTCCCGCTCGGGCCCTTCCTCAACCGCCGCACCATCCGCACCGAG gcggtgaagggcagcatATGGCTGTTCGAGCAGGAGCAGGCGCTGGGCTTCAGCAGCGTCTCCACCAACATCCGCATGACCGTCATCAGGCTCAAGTCCGGCGGGCTCTGGGTGCACGCGCCCATCGCGCCTACCAAGGAGTGCATTCAG CTGCTCAAGGAGCTGGACGCGCCGGTGGAGCACATCGTGCTGCCGACCTTCGCGTACGAGCACAAGATCTTCGTCGGGCCCTTCTCCAGGAAGTTCCCCAGGGCGCGGATATGGGTGGCGCCCAGGCAGTGGAGCTGGCCGATCAACCTGCCGCTCGAGTTCTTCGGCATCTTCCGGGCCAAGCCcctcgaggacgaggacgacacCACCCCATGGGCCACCGAGATCGAGCAGAAGGTGCTCAGCTCGCCGGAAGTTG GGATTGGGCCATACGTGGAGGTGGCGTTCTACCATAAGCCTTCAAAGACATTGCTGGTGACGGATGCTGTCATCTTTGTTCCGCGGCAGCCTCCCGAGTGTATCAGCAAAGAATCTTTGTTAGCTTCAGCCAAGAACGGATTGGCAGTGAAGTTATTGAGCAAAGGAAAAGAGGTTCCAGATGAACCAGTTGTGGACAATGCACTGAACCGTCAGAAAG GATGGGAAAGGATGGTGCTTCAAATACTGTTTCTTGGCCCCTCAAATCTTCTTGAGCCAAATGCAAGTTTTGCTCAAATGTCACAAAAATTGATCGTCTCGCCAATTGTCAAGACACTCGTTTTCAGCAAAGTTCCAGAGAAG GTGTTACTATGTGCTCACTACTCACTGACACAAACCGTCAGCACTCAGCAGCATTCATCTTTCCAGTAA
- the LOC120701297 gene encoding uncharacterized protein LOC120701297 encodes MSKKKAEGGSKLGRWLGAPVRALSRACDSYARKMSACAGRMPTHAAAYGGRGGFAPGSMQAATFSSRSRRGGAGGQEDVDALVRAMSKRQAPGRGGEGVPPRSRSVQVGRIDEDAPCEFGADDAVRVGGPPVRRARSVAVGGAGLAARAGAVGGYGAARNQLGAGGVVRG; translated from the coding sequence atgagcaagaagaaggcGGAGGGGGGCAGCAAGCTGGGGCGGTGGCTGGGCGCGCCGGTGCGGGCGCTGTCGCGGGCGTGCGACTCGTACGCGCGGAAGATGTCGGCGTGCGCGGGGCGGATGccgacgcacgccgccgcctacggcgggcgcggcgggttCGCGCCGGGGAGCATGCAGGCCGCGACGTTCAGCTCCCGCTcgcgccgcggcggggccggcggccagGAGGACGTCGACGCGCTCGTCCGCGCCATGTCCAAGCGCCAGgcgcccggccgcggcggcgagggcgtccCGCCCCGGAGCCGGAGCGTGCAGGTGGGGCGGATCGACGAGGACGCGCCGTGCGAGTTCGGCGCCGACGACGCCGTGCGCGTCGGCGGGCCCCCGGTGCGCAGGGCCCGCAGCGTCGCcgtgggcggcgccggcctcgccgcgcgcgccggcgccgtcggtgGGTACGGCGCCGCCAGGAATCAGCTGGGAGCGGGCGGCGTCGTGCGCGGCTGA